The genomic region CGGGGCCGCCGGACCGGCCGTGCTCGACCGTCAGCGTCTCGACCACGAGGTCGGTGCCGTCGGCGGCGAGCGGGGCGGCGTCGGCCAGGACCGGCGCGTCGGGGTGTGCGATCCGCTCCGGCTCCGGATCCCCGACGTAGCCCTCCGGATGAGGGCGGCCGGCCAGCACGATGGCGTGCTGGTAGCTGAGGTAGCCACCGTTGGCGTGCACCAGGCCGGTCGCGTCCGTCCCGCGCAGCCGCTGGGCCAGCGTGGCGATCGCGTGCAGCGAGTAGGTGTTCAGCGGACCGCCGAACGACGAGTGCCCGCCCGCGACGCTGAGGACGGCGTGCCGGTCGAGCCCCAGGTGCAGGCCCGCCAGCTTGGGCACCACCGGGAAGCAGCTGTAGACGTCGATCGCGTCGAGGTCCGATGCCTTCGTCCCCGTCCGCTCGAGCGCCCGGTCCAGCGCCACGCCGAGCGCCTCGGACCGGCCGAAGCCGGTGCGCCGCAGCGGGTCGGGCAGGTCGTCGGCCCCGGCGCCGCCCCACACGTAGGTGAGCCGCTCCTCCGGGATACCGGCCGCGCGCGCGACTGCCAGCGAGGTGACGACGACGGCGACGGGCTGGTCGACGTGCGGCATGGCGTTCATCGCCAGCGGATAGGGCTCGCAGATCATCCGGTTCCCCACGCCGGCAGTACCCACCTGTGCGGGCGCCAGCTCCTCGCGGTTCCAGGCCACCGGGTGCGCCGCCGCGACCCGGCTGTAGTCGCTGTAGAGCCGCGCCGACCACGCCGCGCCCTCCTGCGGGGTCAGCCCGAGATCGGCCTGCAGCCGGTTCTCGTAGAGCGGGTACACCCGGGTCGGCAGGAACAAGCCGGCCGCGAGCTGCTCGGCGGTGCCCAGCTCGCCGGGATTGAGTTCCGGCGCGCCGCCCGGCTCCGCCGACCAGCCCAGCTCCGCGACCGGGTCGACCCCCGCCCTGCCGAGGACACCGACCGAGGCCTGCGCCTCGCCGCCGACGATCACCGCCACTTCGCTGTCCCCGGCGGCGATCGCCGCGGCCGCCCGCTCGAGCAGCCGGGCGGGGGGGTGTCCGCCCAGGGCGGTGTTCTCCGAGACGCGGGGCCGTGCACCGATCCGCCTCGCGACAGCTGCGGCGAGGTCGGCGTAGGACCAGCTGGCCACCCGGACGGCGAGGACCGCATCCGCCCGGCGCAGCAGACCGGGGACGCCTGCGTCGCGCTCGGCGGCCTCCAGCGCCTCGGTCATCAGCGCCAGCGGCTCGCGCGCGTCGGCGACGGCGCGTTCACGGTTGGCACGCAGCTGCCCCGACCCGGCCAGGACAGGGATGCGCGACTCGTCGGGCAACGGATCTCCGCGCACGGGGGTCAGAGCCGCGCGGCGGCGGCGTAGAGGGCGGTGAGCTGGTCGAGCAGGTCGTCCATCGGCACGCGGGCCGGCATCGAGGCGTAGGCGATGATCAGCTCGACCAGTCCGCCGGTCAGCACGGCGGCACGCACCTCCAGGCCGGGCGCGGTGCCCCCGTCGTCCCGGAGCGAGCGCATGAGGCGCGCGGCGAGACT from Blastococcus colisei harbors:
- a CDS encoding acetyl-CoA acetyltransferase, coding for MPDESRIPVLAGSGQLRANRERAVADAREPLALMTEALEAAERDAGVPGLLRRADAVLAVRVASWSYADLAAAVARRIGARPRVSENTALGGHPPARLLERAAAAIAAGDSEVAVIVGGEAQASVGVLGRAGVDPVAELGWSAEPGGAPELNPGELGTAEQLAAGLFLPTRVYPLYENRLQADLGLTPQEGAAWSARLYSDYSRVAAAHPVAWNREELAPAQVGTAGVGNRMICEPYPLAMNAMPHVDQPVAVVVTSLAVARAAGIPEERLTYVWGGAGADDLPDPLRRTGFGRSEALGVALDRALERTGTKASDLDAIDVYSCFPVVPKLAGLHLGLDRHAVLSVAGGHSSFGGPLNTYSLHAIATLAQRLRGTDATGLVHANGGYLSYQHAIVLAGRPHPEGYVGDPEPERIAHPDAPVLADAAPLAADGTDLVVETLTVEHGRSGGPEQAFVVGRTPDGARVAVPTAPGDTEAAAAFSLAALPEGTTTHVGRTVRLSLRDGRPVVTVPGDVA